In the Drosophila takahashii strain IR98-3 E-12201 chromosome 3R, DtakHiC1v2, whole genome shotgun sequence genome, one interval contains:
- the Sys1 gene encoding protein SYS1 homolog, which produces MKGGTFRNTQWDPTLLSAQIVSMQFCVYFTLGLLVFVANKLSGDNYSLDHLFEYHEIHIYDLGGRLVICAFVLNAFLASLALWCIVRRAKLCLDFSCTFHVLHLLICWWYNRSFPANASWWLLNVITGTIMCIGGEFLCLQTEMKEIPVGYAALNQKSDV; this is translated from the exons ATGAAGGGCGGAACCTTCCGCAACACCCAGTGGGATCCCACGCTGCTTTCGGCACAGATCGTATCGATGCAGTTCTGCGTGTACTTCACATTAGGCCTGCTCGTCTTCGTGGCCAACAAGTTGTCCGGGGATAACTACAGTCTGGATCACTTGTTCGAGTACCAT GAGATACACATCTACGATTTGGGCGGAAGACTGGTGATCTGCGCCTTCGTCCTGAACGCGTTCCTGGCCTCCCTGGCGCTGTGGTGCATCGTGAGAAGAGCCAAGCTCTGTCTGGACTTCAG TTGCACCTTCCACGTCCTGCATTTGCTCATCTGCTGGTGGTACAACCGCTCCTTTCCCGCCAACGCCTCATGGTGGCTGCTCAACGTCATCACGGGCACGATAATGTGCATAGGCGGCGAGTTCCTCTGCCTGCAGACGGAAATGAAAGAGATTCCCGTAGGCTATGCGGCCCTCAATCAAAAGTCGGACGTCTGA
- the SLIRP2 gene encoding uncharacterized protein SLIRP2 — translation MSSGFARSTYKLFVGNLPWTISSKELRTYFSKYGHVANAEVVFDRQLGLSKHYGFVVFSQRDAFNSASNQNTHFLEGRVLTVQRANESPQG, via the coding sequence ATGTCTAGCGGATTCGCGCGCAGCACCTACAAACTGTTCGTGGGCAACCTGCCGTGGACAATCAGCAGCAAGGAGCTGCGGACCTACTTCTCGAAATATGGACACGTGGCCAACGCGGAGGTGGTCTTCGACCGGCAACTGGGCCTCTCCAAGCACTACGGATTTGTGGTCTTCAGCCAGCGGGATGCCTTCAACAGTGCCAGCAACCAGAACACCCACTTTCTGGAGGGCAGAGTGCTCACCGTGCAGCGCGCAAATGAAAGTCCTCAAGGATAA
- the p gene encoding BLOC-2 complex member HPS5 homolog, translating into MADAYCLTNFIDFSLSLSLPLKHHNRIKYTCFDISDSYIIFGASSGSLYLFNRNGKFLLLIPNKHGAITSLSISANSKYVAFATQRSLICVYAVNLSAQATPQVIFTHLDQSVQVSCIHWTQDEKQFYYGDSRGQVSLVLLSSFIGHSLLLNMTVHPLLYLDSPIVQIDDFESLLLVSNCTKCILCNTEYEEYKQIGNRPRDGSFGACFFISPQESLQPSRIYCARPGSRVWEVDFEGEVIQTHQFKAALATAPARIQRPGSGTDELDANAELLDYQPQNLQFAKVQRLNEDFLLAFTELGLYVFDVRRSAVVLWCNQFERIADCRSSGSEIFVFTQSGALYSVQLQTLQSHAVSLVQQSKLLPCANLLRQHVRYFADKAREDYELKQLNPLKQLLIERQEYELLNDISVIFDAITQCTGSALDTQSSGGSSATTERSLSGGSSSKAPPKGVYVLENAFCDNLKQPLKSGHFKDALLTVTGKFGKNIIKYKFNIFAEEQQQLVRELIPASERSLPFKDIKARYEDQQEEEIVSRCKRPAPQAPHISPEEKTLYNLYLIAKSAKFSRTQCVDRYRAVFDEYAAGELVNLLEKLAQVMVEHGDTIDQAQRNCYEMYFDYLDPEMIWEVDDATRDHIAAGFVLLNAPENAEEIVKCEHCSFPLRFDTSCQYHELGAVLLRYFWSRGEQVKCFDVVQQVPALLDVLAKFYLAEQNLTKVVAIVLNYGLPELLAEVGKQLSVGAWGRCFEQFVELQRGRLICANCECISGVEREQLGRHFFYNWNCFLNIALDHMAAGETLALIFKWSSYIPNDAIDREFYSRCLLKG; encoded by the exons ATGGCCGACGCCTACTGCCTGACGAACTTTATTGATTTTTCGCTGTCGCTGTCGCTGCCGCTGAAACACCACAATCGCATCAAG TACACCTGCTTCGACATCTCCGACAGCTATATCATTTTCGGGGCCTCTTCGGGATCGCTGTACCTGTTCAATCGGAACGGCAAGTTCCTGCTCTTGATACCCAATAAACATGGAGCAATTACCAGTCTCAGCATCTCGGCAAATAGCAAATATGTGGCATTTGCGACGCAGCGATCGCTCATCTGCGTGTATGCCGTCAATTTGTCCGCCCAGGCGACGCCGCAGGTGATCTTCACACACCTGGACCAATCCGTGCAGGTGAGCTGCATCCACTGGACGCAGGACGAGAAGCAGTTCTACTACGGCGACTCGCGCGGCCAGGTCAGCCTCGTCCTGCTCTCCTCGTTCATCGGGCACAGCCTGCTGCTCAACATGACCGTGCACCCGCTGCTCTACCTGGACTCCCCCATCGTCCAGATCGACGACTTCGAGTCCCTGCTCCTAGTGTCCAACTGCACCAAGTGCATTCTCTGCAACACGGAGTACGAGGAGTACAAGCAG ATAGGGAACCGTCCGCGTGATGGCTCCTTTGGAGCCTGCTTCTTCATCTCGCCGCAGGAATCATTGCAGCCGTCTCGCATCTACTGCGCCCGACCAGGCAGCCGCGTCTGGGAGGTGGACTTCGAGGGCGAGGTGATACAGACGCACCAGTTCAAGGCCGCCCTGGCCACCGCACCGGCGAGGATTCAGCGGCCGGGCAGCGGCACAGACGAACTGGACGCCAATGCCGAGCTGCTGGACTATCAGCCGCAGAATCTGCAGTTCGCCAAGGTGCAAAGGCTAAACGAGGACTTCCTGTTGGCCTTCACCGAGCTGGGATTGTATGTGTTCGATGTACGCCGATCGGCGGTGGTGCTGTGGTGCAATCAGTTCGAGCGGATCGCCGACTGCCGCTCCTCCGGATCGGAGATCTTCGTGTTTACTCAGTCGGGTGCACTTTACAGTGTCCAGCTGCAAACGCTGCAATCGCACGCCGTTTCCCTCGTTCAGCAATCGAAACTGCTGCCCTGCGCGAATCTTCTGCGCCAGCATGTGCGTTACTTTGCGGACAAGGCACGCGAGGATTACGAGCTCAAGCAGCTGAATCCGCTGAAGCAGCTGCTCATCGAGCGACAGGAGTACGAGCTGCTGAACGATATATCCGTGATTTTCGATGCCATAACCCAGTGCACGGGCAGTGCTTTGGATACTCAGAGTTCCGGAGGAAGTTCAGCCACCACTGAGCGCAGTTTAAGCGGAGGAAGTTCATCCAAAGCGCCACCTAAAGGAGTCTACGTACTGGAGAATGCATTTTGCGACAACCTGAAGCAGCCGCTCAAGTCGGGACACTTCAAGGATGCCCTGCTGACGGTAACTGGTAAATTCGGCAAGAACATCATCAAATACAAGTTCAATATTTTCGCCGaggaacagcagcagctggtCAGAGAACTGATCCCCGCCAGCGAGCGATCGCTGCCCTTCAAGGACATCAAGGCGCGCTACGAGGatcagcaggaggaggagattGTGAGTCGCTGCAAGCGGCCAGCACCGCAGGCGCCGCACATCAGTCCCGAGGAGAAGACCCTGTACAATCTCTACCTGATCGCCAAGAGCGCCAAGTTCAGCCGGACGCAGTGCGTCGATCGATATAGAGCGGTATTTGATGAGTATGCAGCCGGGGAGCTGGTGAATCTGCTCGAGAAACTTGCCCAGGTGATGGTGGAGCATGGTGATACCATAGATCAGGCGCAACGCAACTGCTACGAGATGTACTTTGATTACCTGGATCCGGAGATGATTTGGGAAGTGGACGATGCCACGCGGGATCACATAGCCGCCGGGTTTGTGCTCCTAAATGCACCCGAGAATGCCGAGGAGATTGTTAAGTGTGAGCACTGCTCGTTCCCCCTGCGTTTCGACACCTCCTGCCAGTATCACGAGCTTGGCGCGGTGCTCCTGCGATATTTCTGGTCGCGCGGCGAGCAGGTCAAGTGCTTCGATGTGGTGCAGCAGGTTCCCGCCCTCCTGGACGTCCTGGCCAAGTTCTACCTGGCCGAACAGAATCTCACCAAGGTGGTGGCCATCGTGCTCAACTACGGACTGCCGGAACTTCTTGCGGAGGTGGGAAAACAACTGAGCGTCGGCGCCTGGGGTCGCTGCTTTGAGCAGTTTGTGGAACTGCAACGCGGGCGGCTCATCTGCGCCAATTGTGAATGCATCTCCGGCGTGGAACGGGAGCAGCTGGGTCGGCACTTCTTCTACAACTGGAACTGCTTCCTCAACATCGCACTGGACCACATGGCGGCTGGGGAAACGCTGGCGCTGATCTTCAAGTGGAGCTCGTACATTCCAAACGACGCCATCGACCGGGAGTTCTACTCCCGCTGCCTGCTCAAGGGCTaa
- the bel gene encoding ATP-dependent RNA helicase bel isoform X2 has translation MSNAINQNGTGLEQQVAGLDLNGGSADYSGPITSKTSTNSVTGGVYVPPHLRGGGGNNNAADAESQGQGQGQGFESRSGNPRQDSRDPQQSRGGGEYRRGGGGGGRGFNRQSGDYGSFGSGGGGGGRRGGGRYEDNYNGGGEFDSRRGGDWNRSGGGGGGRGFGRGPSYRGGGGGSGNALNEQTTEDGQAQPQQQQPRNDRWQEPERPAGYDGGEGGAPGGGGGNRSYNNRGERGGGGGYNSRWKEGGGGNIDYTKLGARDERLEVELFGVGNTGINFDKYEDIPVEATGQNVPPNITSFDDVQLTEIIRNNVALARYDKPTPVQKHAIPIIINGRDLMACAQTGSGKTAAFLVPILNQMYELGHVQPPQSNRQYSRRKQYPLGLVLAPTRELATQIFEEAKKFAYRSRMRPAVLYGGNNTSEQMRELDRGCHLIVATPGRLEDMITRGKVGLENIRFLVLDEADRMLDMGFEPQIRRIVEQLNMPPTGQRQTLMFSATFPKQIQELASDFLSNYIFLAVGRVGSTSENITQTILWVYEPDKRSYLLDLLSSIRDGPEYTKESLTLIFVETKKGADSLEEFLYQCNHPVTSIHGDRTQKEREEALRCFRSGDCPILVATAVAARGLDIPHVKHVINFDLPSDVEEYVHRIGRTGRMGNLGVATSFFNEKNRNICSELLELLIETKQEIPSFMEDMSSDRGHGGAKRGGRGGGRYGGGFGSRDYRQSSGGGGGGGGRSGPPARSGGSGGGGGSYRSNGNSYGGNSGGGGYYGGGAGGGSYGGSYGGSAAQSSNGPDWWGQ, from the exons ATGAGTAATGCTATTAACCAAAATGGCACAGGTCTAGAGCAGCAA GTTGCTGGTCTGGACTTGAATGGCGGCTCTGCTGACTACAGCGGCCCCATAACAAGCAAGACTTCCACTAACTCGGTCACCGGTGGTGTGTATGTGCCCCCGCATCttcgtggtggtggtggcaacaacaacgcagCGGACGCAGAGAGCCAGGGCCAAGGACAAGGCCAGGGCTTCGAGTCGAGATCCGGGAATCCGCGCCAGGACAGCAGGGATCCGCAGCAGTCGCGCGGCGGAGGCGAATACCGCaggggcggcggcggtggaggtCGCGGCTTTAATCGCCAGAGCGGCGACTACGGCAGTTTCggaagcggcggcggcggcggcggacgACGTGGTGGAGGTCGCTACGAGGACAACTACAACG GTGGTGGTGAATTCGACTCGCGTCGCGGCGGTGACTGGAATCGCAgcggcggaggcggcggaggaCGCGGCTTCGGTCGTGGACCGTCGTACCGCGGCGGTGGCGGAGGATCGGGTAACGCCCTCAACGAGCAGACTACCGAGGATGGCCAGGcacagccgcagcagcagcagccgcgcAACGATCGCTGGCAGGAGCCGGAGCGTCCAGCCGGCTACGATGGCGGCGAGGGCGGAGCacccggcggcggtggcggcaaCAGAAGCTACAACAACCGCGGCGAGcgcggaggcggcggcggttaCAACAGCCGCTGGAAGgagggcggcggcggcaacaTCGACTACACAAAGCTGGGCGCCCGAGACGAGCGCCTGGAGGTGGAGCTGTTCGGCGTGGGCAATACGGGAATCAATTTTGACAAATACGAGGATATACCCGTGGAGGCGACGGGCCAGAATGTGCCGCCGAACATCACATCGTTCGATGATGTGCAGCTGACGGAGATTATCCGCAACAACGTGGCACTAGCGCGTTATGACAAACCGACACCGGTGCAAAAGCACGCCATTCCGATCATCATCAATGGCCGCGATCTGATGGCCTGCGCCCAGACGGGATCCGGCAAGACGGCCGCCTTCCTGGTGCCGATTCTCAACCAGATGTACGAGCTCGGTCATGTGCAGCCGCCGCAGAGCAACCGGCAGTACAGCCGGCGCAAGCAGTATCCGCTGGGTCTGGTGCTGGCACCGACCCGCGAGCTGGCCACCCAGATCTTCGAGGAGGCTAAGAAGTTCGCCTACCGCTCCAGGATGCGTCCTGCTGTGCTGTACGGTGGCAACAACACGAGCGAGCAAATGCGCGAGTTGGACCGCGGCTGCCACCTGATTGTGGCCACACCCGGTCGCTTGGAGGATATGATTACGCGCGGCAAGGTGGGACTGGAGAACATTCGATTCCTGGTCCTGGACGAGGCAGATCGCATGTTGGACATGGGTTTCGAGCCCCAAATTCGTCGCATCGTCGAGCAGCTGAACATGCCGCCAACCGGGCAGCGCCAGACGCTCATGTTCTCGGCCACATTCCCCAAGCAGATCCAGGAGCTGGCCAGCGATTTCCTCAGCAACTACATCTTCTTGGCCGTCGGTCGTGTGGGCTCAACCTCCGAGAATATCACGCAAACGATCCTGTGGGTCTACGAGCCCGACAAGCGTTCGTATTTGCTTGACCTGCTCTCGTCTATTCGCGATGGGCCCGAGTACACCAAAGAGAGCCTCACGCTGATCTTTGTGGAGACGAAGAAGGGTGCCGACTCGCTGGAGGAGTTCCTGTACCAGTGCAACCATCCGGTGACCAGCATCCACGGCGATCGCACGCAGAAGGAGCGCGAGGAGGCGCTGCGCTGCTTCCGGTCGGGCGACTGCCCCATTCTGGTGGCCACCGCTGTGGCCGCTCGTGGCCTGGACATTCCGCACGTGAAGCACGTTATCAACTTTGACCTGCCCTCGGATGTGGAGGAGTATGTCCATCGTATCGGACGTACGGGTCGCATGGGTAACCTCGGTGTGGCCACCTCCTTCTTCAACGAGAAGAACCGCAACATTTGCTCTGAACTTTTGGAGCTGCTGATCGAAACGAAGCAGGAGATCCCCAGCTTCATGGAGGACATGAGCTCGGATCGCGGTCATGGCGGAGCCAAGCGGGGAGGACGCGGCGGCGGTCGTTATGGCGGCGGCTTTGGTTCGAGGGATTACCGTCAAAGttccggcggcggaggaggcggtggcggACGCAGTGGACCCCCGGCACGCAGCGGTGGATCGGGAGGCGGCGGTGGCAGTTACCGCAGCAATGGAAACTCGTACG gTGGCAACTCGGGAGGCGGTGGATACTATGGCGGCGGTGCCGGTGGTGGCTCCTATGGCGGCTCCTACGGCGGAAGTGCCGCACAATCGAGCAACGGACCCGACTGGTGGGGCCAATGA
- the bel gene encoding ATP-dependent RNA helicase bel isoform X1 has translation MSNAINQNGTGLEQQVAGLDLNGGSADYSGPITSKTSTNSVTGGVYVPPHLRGGGGNNNAADAESQGQGQGQGFESRSGNPRQDSRDPQQSRGGGEYRRGGGGGGRGFNRQSGDYGSFGSGGGGGGRRGGGRYEDNYNGGGEFDSRRGGDWNRSGGGGGGRGFGRGPSYRGGGGGSGNALNEQTTEDGQAQPQQQQPRNDRWQEPERPAGYDGGEGGAPGGGGGNRSYNNRGERGGGGGYNSRWKEGGGGNIDYTKLGARDERLEVELFGVGNTGINFDKYEDIPVEATGQNVPPNITSFDDVQLTEIIRNNVALARYDKPTPVQKHAIPIIINGRDLMACAQTGSGKTAAFLVPILNQMYELGHVQPPQSNRQYSRRKQYPLGLVLAPTRELATQIFEEAKKFAYRSRMRPAVLYGGNNTSEQMRELDRGCHLIVATPGRLEDMITRGKVGLENIRFLVLDEADRMLDMGFEPQIRRIVEQLNMPPTGQRQTLMFSATFPKQIQELASDFLSNYIFLAVGRVGSTSENITQTILWVYEPDKRSYLLDLLSSIRDGPEYTKESLTLIFVETKKGADSLEEFLYQCNHPVTSIHGDRTQKEREEALRCFRSGDCPILVATAVAARGLDIPHVKHVINFDLPSDVEEYVHRIGRTGRMGNLGVATSFFNEKNRNICSELLELLIETKQEIPSFMEDMSSDRGHGGAKRGGRGGGRYGGGFGSRDYRQSSGGGGGGGGRSGPPARSGGSGGGGGSYRSNGNSYGKFGGNSGGGGYYGGGAGGGSYGGSYGGSAAQSSNGPDWWGQ, from the exons ATGAGTAATGCTATTAACCAAAATGGCACAGGTCTAGAGCAGCAA GTTGCTGGTCTGGACTTGAATGGCGGCTCTGCTGACTACAGCGGCCCCATAACAAGCAAGACTTCCACTAACTCGGTCACCGGTGGTGTGTATGTGCCCCCGCATCttcgtggtggtggtggcaacaacaacgcagCGGACGCAGAGAGCCAGGGCCAAGGACAAGGCCAGGGCTTCGAGTCGAGATCCGGGAATCCGCGCCAGGACAGCAGGGATCCGCAGCAGTCGCGCGGCGGAGGCGAATACCGCaggggcggcggcggtggaggtCGCGGCTTTAATCGCCAGAGCGGCGACTACGGCAGTTTCggaagcggcggcggcggcggcggacgACGTGGTGGAGGTCGCTACGAGGACAACTACAACG GTGGTGGTGAATTCGACTCGCGTCGCGGCGGTGACTGGAATCGCAgcggcggaggcggcggaggaCGCGGCTTCGGTCGTGGACCGTCGTACCGCGGCGGTGGCGGAGGATCGGGTAACGCCCTCAACGAGCAGACTACCGAGGATGGCCAGGcacagccgcagcagcagcagccgcgcAACGATCGCTGGCAGGAGCCGGAGCGTCCAGCCGGCTACGATGGCGGCGAGGGCGGAGCacccggcggcggtggcggcaaCAGAAGCTACAACAACCGCGGCGAGcgcggaggcggcggcggttaCAACAGCCGCTGGAAGgagggcggcggcggcaacaTCGACTACACAAAGCTGGGCGCCCGAGACGAGCGCCTGGAGGTGGAGCTGTTCGGCGTGGGCAATACGGGAATCAATTTTGACAAATACGAGGATATACCCGTGGAGGCGACGGGCCAGAATGTGCCGCCGAACATCACATCGTTCGATGATGTGCAGCTGACGGAGATTATCCGCAACAACGTGGCACTAGCGCGTTATGACAAACCGACACCGGTGCAAAAGCACGCCATTCCGATCATCATCAATGGCCGCGATCTGATGGCCTGCGCCCAGACGGGATCCGGCAAGACGGCCGCCTTCCTGGTGCCGATTCTCAACCAGATGTACGAGCTCGGTCATGTGCAGCCGCCGCAGAGCAACCGGCAGTACAGCCGGCGCAAGCAGTATCCGCTGGGTCTGGTGCTGGCACCGACCCGCGAGCTGGCCACCCAGATCTTCGAGGAGGCTAAGAAGTTCGCCTACCGCTCCAGGATGCGTCCTGCTGTGCTGTACGGTGGCAACAACACGAGCGAGCAAATGCGCGAGTTGGACCGCGGCTGCCACCTGATTGTGGCCACACCCGGTCGCTTGGAGGATATGATTACGCGCGGCAAGGTGGGACTGGAGAACATTCGATTCCTGGTCCTGGACGAGGCAGATCGCATGTTGGACATGGGTTTCGAGCCCCAAATTCGTCGCATCGTCGAGCAGCTGAACATGCCGCCAACCGGGCAGCGCCAGACGCTCATGTTCTCGGCCACATTCCCCAAGCAGATCCAGGAGCTGGCCAGCGATTTCCTCAGCAACTACATCTTCTTGGCCGTCGGTCGTGTGGGCTCAACCTCCGAGAATATCACGCAAACGATCCTGTGGGTCTACGAGCCCGACAAGCGTTCGTATTTGCTTGACCTGCTCTCGTCTATTCGCGATGGGCCCGAGTACACCAAAGAGAGCCTCACGCTGATCTTTGTGGAGACGAAGAAGGGTGCCGACTCGCTGGAGGAGTTCCTGTACCAGTGCAACCATCCGGTGACCAGCATCCACGGCGATCGCACGCAGAAGGAGCGCGAGGAGGCGCTGCGCTGCTTCCGGTCGGGCGACTGCCCCATTCTGGTGGCCACCGCTGTGGCCGCTCGTGGCCTGGACATTCCGCACGTGAAGCACGTTATCAACTTTGACCTGCCCTCGGATGTGGAGGAGTATGTCCATCGTATCGGACGTACGGGTCGCATGGGTAACCTCGGTGTGGCCACCTCCTTCTTCAACGAGAAGAACCGCAACATTTGCTCTGAACTTTTGGAGCTGCTGATCGAAACGAAGCAGGAGATCCCCAGCTTCATGGAGGACATGAGCTCGGATCGCGGTCATGGCGGAGCCAAGCGGGGAGGACGCGGCGGCGGTCGTTATGGCGGCGGCTTTGGTTCGAGGGATTACCGTCAAAGttccggcggcggaggaggcggtggcggACGCAGTGGACCCCCGGCACGCAGCGGTGGATCGGGAGGCGGCGGTGGCAGTTACCGCAGCAATGGAAACTCGTACGGTAAGTTCG gTGGCAACTCGGGAGGCGGTGGATACTATGGCGGCGGTGCCGGTGGTGGCTCCTATGGCGGCTCCTACGGCGGAAGTGCCGCACAATCGAGCAACGGACCCGACTGGTGGGGCCAATGA
- the Mkk4 gene encoding dual specificity mitogen-activated protein kinase kinase 4: protein MAERPKNLFATGSSRSRNPPDQLSLNNLSIRHPPSSTSSTSSGSTSSGSSSSSQHNPVTRCFGAQQQPQQPAAPPAVASSQVPPVPATASSSAADRHRERIRQQACGKLQFGEGAANTHTFTSDDLEDEGEIGRGAFGAVNKMIFKKLDKVMAVKRIRSTVDEKEQKQLLMDLEVVMKSNECIYIVQFYGALFKEGDCWICMELMDTSLDKFYKYIYEKQQRHIPESILAKITVATVNALNYLKEELKIIHRDVKPSNILLHRRGDIKLCDFGISGQLVDSIAKTKDAGCRPYMAPERIDPERAKGYDVRSDVWSLGITLMEVATGNFPYRKWDSVFEQLCQVVQGEPPRLLTSYNGMEFSKEFVDFVNTCLIKKESDRPKYSRLLEMPFIRRGETSHTDVAVYVADILESMEKDGITQFTANQQAES from the exons ATGGCCGAGCGAccgaaaaatttgtttgcaa CCGGATCCAGCCGCTCCCGCAATCCCCCGGATCAGCTCAGCCTGAACAACCTCAGCATTCGCCATCCGCCCTCGTCCACGTCGTCCACCTCGTCGGGATCCACCTCCTCGGGCTCAAGTTCCTCATCGCAGCACAATCCCGTGACTCGCTGTTTCGgtgcccagcagcagccgcagcagcccGCTGCTCCACCAGCGGTGGCCAGCAGTCAGGTGCCCCCAGTTCCGGCCACCGCGAGCAGCAGCGCCGCCGATCGCCACCGGGAGCGGATTCGCCAGCAGGCCTGCGGCAAGCTGCAGTTCGGCGAAGGCGCCGCCAATACACACACTTTCACTTCGGACGATCTCGAGGATGAGGGCGAAATCGGACGCGGAGCCTTCGGGGCGGTCAACAAGATGATCTTCAAGAAACTGGACAAGGTAATGGCCGTCAAGCGCATACGCTCCACCGTCGACGAGAAGGAACAGAAGCAGCTGCTCATGGATCTCGAGGTGGTCATGAAGTCCAACGAGTGCATCTACATTGTTCAGTTCTATGGCGCGCTTTTCAAGGAGGGCGACTGCTGGATTTGCATGGAACTGATGGACACCTCGTTGGATAAGTTCTACAAGTACATCTACGAGAAGCAGCAGCGCCACATTCCGGAGTCCATACTGGCCAAGATCACGGTGGCCACGGTGAATGCCCTCAACTATCTGAAGGAGGAGCTAAAGATCATCCATCGGGATGTGAAGCCGAGCAATATTCTGCTGCACCGCCGTGGCGACATAAAGCTGTGTGATTTTGGCATTTCGGGTCAGCTGGTTGACTCGATTGCCAAGACCAAGGATGCGGGCTGCAGGCCCTACATGGCG CCGGAACGCATTGATCCCGAGCGCGCCAAGGGCTACGATGTACGAAGCGATGTTTGGTCTTTGGGCATAACTTTGATGGAGGTGGCGACCGGCAATTTCCCCTATCGCAAATGGGATTCGGTCTTTGAGCAGTTGTGTCAG GTTGTGCAAGGTGAACCGCCCAGACTATTGACGTCCTACAACGGCATGGAGTTCTCCAAAGAGTTTGTGGACTTTGTCAATACTTG CCTGATTAAGAAAGAGAGCGATCGGCCCAAATACAGCCGGCTGCTGGAGATGCCCTTCATCCGCCGCGGTGAGACGAGCCACACCGATGTAGCCGTGTACGTGGCTGATATCCTTGAGTCGATGGAAAAGGACGGCATTACGCAGTTCACGGCCAACCAGCAGGCGGAGAGTTAA
- the LOC108061811 gene encoding uncharacterized protein, with amino-acid sequence MQKPQQSLCWILLLLGSLIATFMLAFSYWMFVPREEPLWSIISKNYGGTGIKFSLPPSTLPEELKLRPRPPFVYQILH; translated from the coding sequence ATGCAGAAGCCACAACAAAGTCTGTGCTGGATATTGCTCCTTCTGGGCTCGCTGATCGCCACTTTCATGCTCGCCTTCAGCTACTGGATGTTTGTGCCGCGCGAGGAGCCACTTTGGTCCATTATATCCAAGAATTACGGCGGTACTGGGATCAAGTTCTCCCTGCCGCCATCTACTCTACCTGAGGAACTGAAGCTCAGGCCAAGACCCCCGTTCGTTTACCAGATATTACACTAA
- the Dhod gene encoding dihydroorotate dehydrogenase (quinone), mitochondrial, protein MDQDHLKNAKNATRRIGRLRSLGIVTAGAAALVAGITAYRKQDQLFRTFVMPAVRLLPAETSHQLAVLACKYRLCPVSQYQDDQNLHTPFFGRMLSNPIGIAAGFDKNAEAVDGLQDLGFGFIEVGTVTPAAQEGNPKPRVFRLADDKAIINRYGFNSEGHQAVLQRLRLLRSKEDFNGVVGVNLGRNKSTMSPIADYVQGVRVFGPVADYLVINVSSPNTKGLRDMQSKEKLRELLEAVNDTRSSLDKNKNVPILLKLSPDVSEDDMKDIVWVIKRKKSRVDGLIVSNTTVSRDNIETNKLAEEAGGLSGPPLKARSTEMIAQMYQLTDGKVPIIGVGGVASGYDAYEKIEAGASYVQIYTALVYEGPALVDDIKAELSALITQLGHASVAEVVGTNSKFYLPKK, encoded by the exons ATGGATCAGGATCACTTGAAGAATGCTAAAAACGCAACCCGTAGAATT GGTCGCCTGCGGTCGCTGGGGATCGTTACGGCCGGAGCAGCCGCTTTGGTGGCGGGCATTACGGCGTACCGGAAGCAGGACCAGTTGTTCCGCACGTTCGTGATGCCGGCGGTGCGCCTTCTGCCGGCGGAGACCAGTCACCAGCTGGCCGTGCTGGCCTGCAAGTACCGCCTGTGTCCGGTGTCCCAGTACCAGGATGACCAGAATCTGCACACTCCCTTCTTTGGCCGGATGCTGAGCAATCCGATTGGCATTGCCGCTGGTTTTGATAAGAACGCGGAGGCGGTGGACGGGCTGCAGGATCTGGGTTTTGGCTTTATAGAGGTGGGCACCGTGACACCAGCCGCCCAGGAGGGCAATCCCAAGCCGCGGGTCTTCCGGCTGGCCGACGACAAGGCCATCATCAATCGGTATGGGTTCAACAGCGAGGGTCACCAGGCGGTGCTCCAAAGGCTGCGCCTGCTCCGCAGCAAGGAGGACTTCAACGGCGTCGTGGGCGTGAATCTCGGCCGGAACAAGAGCACCATGAGCCCCATAGCGGATTACGTGCAGGGTGTGAGGGTTTTCGGACCCGTGGCCGATTACCTCGTCATCAATGTAAGCAGTCCCAATACCAAGGGCCTGCGGGACATGCAGAGCAAGGAGAAGCTGAGGGAGCTCCTCGAGGCGGTCAACGACACTAGATCCTCACTGGACAAGAACAAGAATGTGCCCATTCTCCTGAAACTATCGCCAGATGTGTCCGAGGACGACATGAAGGACATCGTTTGGGTGATCAAGCGCAAGAAGAGCCGCGTGGATGGCCTGATTGTGTCGAATACCACGGTGTCGCGGGATAACATTGAGACCAACAAGCTGGCCGAGGAGGCAGGCGGATTGAGTGGCCCACCGCTGAAGGCCCGATCCACGGAGATGATTGCCCAGATGTACCAGCTAACCGATGGCAAGGTGCCCATCATTGGCGTCGGCGGCGTGGCCTCCGGCTATGATGCCTACGAGAAGATCGAGGCCGGGGCCTCCTACGTCCAAATCTACACGGCTCTGGTGTACGAGGGACCCGCTCTCGTGGACGACATCAAGGCGGAGCTATCCGCGCTGATCACCCAGTTGGGCCACGCCAGTGTGGCGGAGGTGGTGGGCACCAACTCCAAGTTCTACCTGCCCAAGAAATGA